From the Sphingomonas brevis genome, the window GCGGTTGCGGGAGTTCCTCCGCGGATCATGGGTATCGGCCCGGCGCCGGCCACGAACAGGCTGCTCGACCGGTTGAGCCTGCAGGTCGGCGACCTCGACGTGATCGAACTTAATGAGGCGTTCGCGGCGCAGGGACTGGCGGTGATGCGCCAGCTCGGCCTCCCCGACGATGCCGCCCATGTGAACCCCAATGGCGGGGCGATTGCGCTCGGCCATCCGCTCGGCATGTCGGGCGCGCGACTGGCGATGACCGCGACGGAGGAGTTGCAGCGCGCCGGTGGCCGCTATGCACTGGCCACCATGTGCATCGGCGTCGGCCAGGGCATTGCGCTGGCACTGGAACGGGTGTGAGCGAGGCGGGCATTCGCGCCGTCCTGGAGGCGGTGATGGATCCGGAAATCCCGGTCGTGTCGATCATGGACCTTGGCATCGTTCGCGCGATCGAGACGGACAAGGTCACTATCACGCCAACCTATTCCGGCTGTCCAGCGACTGATTTCATCGAACGCAACATTCGCGAAGCGCTTGACGCCAACGGCTATGGCGACGTCGCCATCGAGACGGTCCTGTCACCGCCATGGTCGACCGACTGGATCAGCGAGGAGGGCAAGGAAAAGCTGCGCGACTATGGCATCGCCCCGCCCGAGCTGGCCAAGGTCGCGACCTGCCCACGGTGCGGCTCAACCGATACCGAGGAAGTCAGCCGCTTCGGCTCGACCCCATGCAAGGCGCAGTGGCGCTGCAAGGACTGCCTGGAGCCGTTCGACCGGTTCAAGTGCCATTAGGCTGACTGCAGGCCTATCCGCACTGGCCGCGGTGCAGCAGCTTATGGTCGGCCAGCACCAGTGCGACCATCGCTTCGACCACCGGCGCGCCGCGGATCCCGACGCATGGATCGTGCCGGCCGCCGATGCCGATGCTTGAGGTCGGCTTGAAGGCCACGCGGATCGTGATCGCCCTGCCGGTCGAAATGCCGCCGTCGATGCCGCTGGCCTGCTTGGCCTCCATGCTCTCGCTCCCGCGGGCCCGGCCGGCGGCAAATCCCTCGCCAATCTCGACTCCCTTGACGGCGTTGATGCCCATGCATGCCGCGGCCAGTCCGGCATCCAGCTTGGCGTAAATCGGCGCGCCCCAGCCGGCGGGAACACCAACTGCCACGCATTCGATGATCGCGCCGAGGCTGTCTCCAGCGGTCCGGGCGTCGTCGAGCAGCTCTTCCCAGCGGCTTTCGTCCGGCTCGCCGCCGATTTCGACCACGCTCGCGGCGATATTCACTTCCGGGATTACCAGCCGGGCGACGGCGCCGCCGGCAACGCGCATGGCGGTCTCGCGCGCCGAAGCCCGCCCGCCGCCGCGCGGATCGCGGAAGCCATATTTGGCGTCATAGGCGAAGTCGGCATGTCCCGGACGATGGGGCGCGTCCTTCGGATAGTCCGCCGACCGCGCATCGACATTGTCGATGGTCATGGCGATCGGCGTCCCGGTCGTCTTGCCTTCGAAAACGCCCGACATGATACGAACCCGGTCGGGCTCCTGTCGTGGCGAAACATTGTTCGACGTTCCAGGACGGCGCAGGTCGAGGAATTGCTGCACCCAAGGCTCGTCGAGGTCGAGTCCGGGCGGGCAACCATCGACCACGCAGCCGATCGCCGGTCCATGGCTTTCGCCCCAGGTCGTCAGCCGGAACAAATGGCCGAAGCTATTGACGCTCATCCGATGTCCGCTCCCAGCGATTGCATCACTTCAACGAAGCCTGGAAAGCTGGTGCCGATCATTTCGGCCTCGTCAACCTCGACAGGCTGCTCGGCGGCAGAACCAAGCGTCAAGAATGCCATGGCGATGCGATGGTCGCCTTGTGTCGCGATACTTGCACCGCCGCGAACCTTTCCCCCACCGAAAATTCGCAGGGCATCCCCGTCGGCAACCGCGCTCACGCCGCAAGCCGCAAGCCCGGCCACGATCGCTCCGAACCGGTCGCTTTCCTTCAAACGCAGCTCGCCGAGCCCTTCGATGATGCTTTCTCCATCTGCGAAGGCACAAGCGACAGCCAACGCAGGAATCTCGTCGATCATCGCCGGGACCTGCTGGACGCTGACATGGCAGGGAGCCAAAGGCGCGGCCCTGACCTGGACATCGGCGACGATTTCGCCCGATTGGATGCGCTCGCCGGACAGCTCGACGCCAGCACCCATCCGTTCCAAGACTTCATAGAGACCGGTTCTCAGCGGATTGACCAGCATTCCGCGGACCATGATGGTGGAGCCGGAAACGATTGCCGCGGCGACCAGCGGGAAGGCGGCCGATGACGGATCGGCGCCGATGTGGAGATGGCAAGCCGCAAGCGTCCGCTGCGCACCGAGCGAGGTGACCCAGCCGTTCGGACCATCGTCGACCGACGCCTGGCAGCCGAACTGGTGAAGCATGATTTCAGTATGGTCGCGGGACGGAACCGGCTCGATCACCGTGACTGGCGCGCTGGTACCAAGGCCGGCCAGCAGGATTGCCGATTTGACCTGGGCCGAGGCCGGCACGTTGCGATGCTCGATGCCGCCCAGCAGCGCGCCTTCAACTGTAATTGGCAGGTGATCACCGCCCTGGATCCCGGCTCCCATCCTGGCCAACGGCAAGGTCACTCGCTGCATCGGTCGGGCCGCGAGAGATGCGTCACCGCTTAGCATGGCGTGGACACCGGGCATGCCCGCCACGGCACCCATAAGAAGCCGTGCGGTGGTGCCGCTATTGCCGCAGTCGATCGCCACGGGCCCTTCCCAAGGACGCCCGCGAACAAGCCAATCCTTGCCGTCCCGCCGCACCTCGGCTCCGAGGCTCTCTATCGCCCTCGCCGTCGCCGCCACGTCGTCGCTTTCAAGCAAGCCGGAAATCCGAGTCTCGCCCTCGGCCATGGCGCCAAGGATCAGCGCACGATGCGAGCAGCTCTTGTCGCCGGGGACTTCAGCTTCGCCCTGTAGCGGCCCCGCGGGCCTGGCGCTCAGCTTCACGCCAGCAGCGCCGCGACGTGGGCGGCGAGGTCGATCGCCTGGGCGCGGTTGAGCCGCGGGTCGCAGGCGGTCAGCCAGTTCTTCTCCAACTCGTCGATCGACGCCGGGCCGCGGCCGCCAATACATTCGGTGACATCGAGCGCACTCATTTCGAGATGCACGCCGCCGGGATGCACGCCTTGGTCGCGGGCGATGGCGAAGAAAGCATCAACTTCCGCCAATATGTCAGGCAGGCGGCGGACCTTCCGCTTGCCGGTCATGCTGGTGTTGCCGTGCATCGGATCGATCGTCCAAACCACCGGCCGGCCCCTAGTGGCCTCCAGCAGCGGCGGCAGTACGTCGCCGATGCGCTTGGCACCGAAACGGCCGATCAGGACGAGCTTGCCTGGACGGCCAAGCGGATCGAGCCGGTCCATCAACTCGGCCAATTCACCGGGAGCAAGCGTCGGCCCGCACTTCACCCCGACGACATTCTCAATCCCGCGAAGATATTCGACATGGGCACTGTCAAGCTGGCGGGTGCGATCGCCGAGCCACAGCATATGACCCGACGTCGCCCACCACCGCCCGGCGGAATCGCGGCGGGTTAGCGGCTCCTCGTAGGGCAGCAGCAAGGCTTCGTGGCTGGTGAATATCGGCGCGCCCGGTCCCCGCGCCGCGGCAAGGCTGGCGGCGGTACCGACCGATTGCATATGGGCGCGGATCATCCGCAGCGGTTCGGGCTGACGGGCCTCGGCGTCGAAGTCGATGCCATTGACGATGTCGCCCCGATACGCTGGCAGAGTCACGCCGTCATGGGTTTCGTCCTGCACGCTTCTAGGCTTGGCGAACTGGCCGGCGATCCGGGCAATCTCAACCAGCGGTCCCGCCATATTGGGCCCTATTCGGTCAGTCATGGCGTCGAACAGGCTGACGATGCCCGCAACCTGTTCCGCTACCGGATCGTCGAAGCTCTCGGCACAATCGCCTCCCTGAAGGAGGAAGCCGCGGCCTCCGGCCAAATCGGCCATTAGATCGCGCAACCGGGCAGCATCCTCGATCCGGACCACCGGCGCCGAGGCGTCGAGCCTGGCCTCAACGGCCTGCACCGCGCCATCGTCGGCATAGTGCGGCATTTGCCGCGCCGGATGGCCGCGCCAGCTGGAAGGATACCAGCCGAGATTGGATACTAGCGTCGCGCTCATCGCCCGTGCCACCTAGCGCAAGCGCTGTCGCTTGCCAAAGCGCTCGCAAATTATTGTGCGCCTGCGAACGAATCCACGCAACTCGTACCCATTCCAATCGTTGGGGGTATGGAACGCGGCGCTCGGCCGTGGGCCTTCCCCTCACGAACATCGCCGAGGAATAGTGCTCGACTTTATTGACCGTCCCATCACCACCGAAGAGTCCATCGAGGCTCCAAGTAGCGCTGTGCCCTTTGCGCGCATTGCACTGGTCGG encodes:
- the paaD gene encoding 1,2-phenylacetyl-CoA epoxidase subunit PaaD is translated as MSEAGIRAVLEAVMDPEIPVVSIMDLGIVRAIETDKVTITPTYSGCPATDFIERNIREALDANGYGDVAIETVLSPPWSTDWISEEGKEKLRDYGIAPPELAKVATCPRCGSTDTEEVSRFGSTPCKAQWRCKDCLEPFDRFKCH
- a CDS encoding 3-deoxy-7-phosphoheptulonate synthase, with product MSATLVSNLGWYPSSWRGHPARQMPHYADDGAVQAVEARLDASAPVVRIEDAARLRDLMADLAGGRGFLLQGGDCAESFDDPVAEQVAGIVSLFDAMTDRIGPNMAGPLVEIARIAGQFAKPRSVQDETHDGVTLPAYRGDIVNGIDFDAEARQPEPLRMIRAHMQSVGTAASLAAARGPGAPIFTSHEALLLPYEEPLTRRDSAGRWWATSGHMLWLGDRTRQLDSAHVEYLRGIENVVGVKCGPTLAPGELAELMDRLDPLGRPGKLVLIGRFGAKRIGDVLPPLLEATRGRPVVWTIDPMHGNTSMTGKRKVRRLPDILAEVDAFFAIARDQGVHPGGVHLEMSALDVTECIGGRGPASIDELEKNWLTACDPRLNRAQAIDLAAHVAALLA
- a CDS encoding chorismate synthase — its product is MSVNSFGHLFRLTTWGESHGPAIGCVVDGCPPGLDLDEPWVQQFLDLRRPGTSNNVSPRQEPDRVRIMSGVFEGKTTGTPIAMTIDNVDARSADYPKDAPHRPGHADFAYDAKYGFRDPRGGGRASARETAMRVAGGAVARLVIPEVNIAASVVEIGGEPDESRWEELLDDARTAGDSLGAIIECVAVGVPAGWGAPIYAKLDAGLAAACMGINAVKGVEIGEGFAAGRARGSESMEAKQASGIDGGISTGRAITIRVAFKPTSSIGIGGRHDPCVGIRGAPVVEAMVALVLADHKLLHRGQCG
- the aroA gene encoding 3-phosphoshikimate 1-carboxyvinyltransferase, which produces MKLSARPAGPLQGEAEVPGDKSCSHRALILGAMAEGETRISGLLESDDVAATARAIESLGAEVRRDGKDWLVRGRPWEGPVAIDCGNSGTTARLLMGAVAGMPGVHAMLSGDASLAARPMQRVTLPLARMGAGIQGGDHLPITVEGALLGGIEHRNVPASAQVKSAILLAGLGTSAPVTVIEPVPSRDHTEIMLHQFGCQASVDDGPNGWVTSLGAQRTLAACHLHIGADPSSAAFPLVAAAIVSGSTIMVRGMLVNPLRTGLYEVLERMGAGVELSGERIQSGEIVADVQVRAAPLAPCHVSVQQVPAMIDEIPALAVACAFADGESIIEGLGELRLKESDRFGAIVAGLAACGVSAVADGDALRIFGGGKVRGGASIATQGDHRIAMAFLTLGSAAEQPVEVDEAEMIGTSFPGFVEVMQSLGADIG